A region of Ferruginibacter albus DNA encodes the following proteins:
- a CDS encoding DedA family protein, translated as MFDFILLDFHWSQLLQPQWYIENGGIWFILFAVFAETGLFAGFFFPGDSLLFVAGIWSNDLVKEGLGLNINSFLGLVILGLMISIAGIIGNYVGYWFGKKSGPFLYERKDSLLFKKKYLIQAHDFYEEHGGAAIIFARFLPIVRTFAPIVAGVVGMDKKKFTFYNVIGCFLWVYAMLLGGHYLQRLVLHWFHFDLKKHLEVIVIGIVLITTAPVLIKLFFGKKKQPTPNQNS; from the coding sequence ATGTTCGATTTTATATTACTGGATTTTCACTGGTCGCAATTATTGCAGCCACAATGGTACATAGAAAATGGCGGGATATGGTTTATCCTTTTTGCGGTGTTTGCAGAAACAGGGCTGTTTGCAGGTTTCTTTTTTCCCGGCGATTCGTTGTTATTTGTTGCTGGTATATGGAGCAATGACCTGGTAAAAGAAGGACTGGGGCTTAATATCAATTCATTCTTGGGCTTGGTTATATTAGGATTGATGATCTCTATTGCAGGAATAATCGGCAATTATGTAGGCTATTGGTTTGGTAAAAAAAGCGGCCCATTTTTATACGAACGTAAAGACTCTCTATTGTTCAAGAAAAAATATCTTATACAAGCACACGATTTTTATGAAGAACACGGAGGCGCTGCAATTATATTTGCCCGTTTTCTGCCCATAGTAAGAACATTTGCTCCCATTGTTGCCGGTGTGGTTGGAATGGATAAAAAGAAATTTACTTTCTACAATGTTATAGGATGTTTTTTATGGGTTTATGCAATGCTATTGGGTGGACATTATTTGCAAAGATTGGTTTTACATTGGTTTCATTTTGATCTGAAAAAACATTTAGAAGTAATTGTGATCGGCATTGTATTAATAACTACTGCTCCTGTTTTAATTAAATTATTTTTTGGCAAAAAGAAACAGCCAACTCCAAATCAAAATTCATAA
- a CDS encoding MFS transporter, protein MKKQSVIFNMAVFVAALGYFVDIYDLLIFTIVRKPSIIGLGVTTIDGIKSASIKIINLQMYGLLIGGIIWGVLADKKGRLSVLFGSIILYSVANLVTGYTQNVDQYAWARFVAGLGLAGELGAGITLVSELLPKEKRGIGTSVVAGVGLSGAVLAYFIFHYTQNWRLCYYIGGGLGFVLLILRISVAESGMFNSVKEQHAVVKGNFLMFFNNSKRFLKYIKAILIGLPTWYCVGILVNYSDGFAKELYGSTSIDSGRSIMFSYIGVSLGGICIGMISQWMQSRKKPLFIFYALTVISAIIFFSPLNNNDTVMYLLCGALGFATGFWAVFVTMGAEQFGTNLRATAATTIPNMVRGSLPLMNLLYKDVLQDSKHFTMSKSAAYTGVLVICISLIAAFFTEETFHKDLNYIEQA, encoded by the coding sequence ATGAAAAAACAGTCTGTCATTTTTAATATGGCTGTATTTGTAGCCGCATTGGGTTACTTTGTAGATATATACGATCTGTTGATCTTTACTATTGTTCGCAAACCCAGCATTATTGGATTAGGCGTCACTACAATTGACGGTATAAAATCAGCAAGTATAAAAATCATTAACCTTCAGATGTATGGGCTTTTAATCGGAGGAATTATCTGGGGAGTGTTGGCCGATAAAAAAGGAAGGTTATCAGTATTATTTGGTTCTATTATTTTGTATTCAGTAGCCAACCTGGTTACAGGGTATACGCAGAATGTAGATCAATATGCCTGGGCAAGATTTGTTGCAGGCTTGGGCTTAGCAGGAGAACTTGGAGCTGGTATTACTTTAGTAAGCGAATTATTACCAAAAGAAAAAAGAGGCATAGGTACATCTGTTGTGGCTGGTGTAGGACTAAGTGGAGCAGTATTGGCTTATTTTATTTTTCATTATACACAGAATTGGCGTCTTTGCTATTATATCGGCGGAGGATTGGGTTTTGTTTTATTGATTCTTCGTATAAGCGTCGCCGAGAGTGGTATGTTCAATAGTGTAAAAGAACAGCATGCGGTAGTTAAAGGGAATTTTTTAATGTTCTTTAATAATAGTAAACGGTTTTTAAAATATATCAAAGCAATTTTAATTGGATTGCCCACCTGGTATTGTGTTGGTATTTTAGTGAATTACAGCGATGGTTTTGCCAAAGAACTATATGGAAGCACAAGTATTGATTCGGGAAGGTCCATTATGTTTTCTTATATCGGTGTTTCTTTGGGAGGTATCTGTATTGGCATGATCAGCCAGTGGATGCAAAGCAGGAAAAAACCGTTATTTATATTTTATGCACTCACGGTTATTTCAGCCATCATCTTTTTTAGCCCGTTAAATAATAACGACACCGTAATGTATCTTTTATGCGGAGCATTGGGTTTTGCCACAGGTTTTTGGGCAGTGTTTGTTACCATGGGAGCAGAACAATTCGGCACTAATTTAAGAGCAACTGCCGCCACTACTATTCCAAATATGGTAAGAGGATCATTGCCATTAATGAATCTTTTATACAAAGATGTATTGCAGGATTCAAAACATTTCACAATGAGTAAAAGTGCAGCTTATACAGGTGTATTGGTAATTTGTATTTCATTAATTGCAGCATTCTTTACCGAAGAAACGTTTCATAAAGATCTTAATTATATTGAACAGGCTTAA
- a CDS encoding dicarboxylate/amino acid:cation symporter, protein MNSHTTTKSSRSLTLYILIAMISGIVVGYIIHHNTSTGFIDSFSPKIKLLATVFLRLVQMIIAPLVFATLVTGIAKLGDIKTVGRIGGKALLWFISASLISLLLGLILVNIIKPGQGVNLANADIAAAKALMGKTSEFSLDKFIEHVVPKSIVEAMANNEILQIVIFSVFFGIALTAVGKAGEPVLKGLDAVGNITLKMVDYVMKLAPVGVFGAMAGVISMKGLGILKTYILYIGSFYLGLIALWLVLLLAGYLILRQRLPELLKRLYSPMFVAFNTASSEAVFPKLVEEMEGFGCNNKIVSFVLPLGYSFNLDGSMMYMTFASMFIAQAYNVTSVTGSIETQLAMLLVFMLTSKGVAGVPRASLVVVLATCGMFGIPPEGIGLILAIDVFCDMGRTMTNVLGNALATVAVSKWEGELNDSSVNIIR, encoded by the coding sequence ATGAACAGTCATACAACCACCAAAAGCTCACGCAGCCTTACTTTGTATATATTGATTGCAATGATAAGTGGAATTGTTGTAGGGTATATTATTCATCATAACACATCTACAGGTTTTATTGATAGCTTTTCTCCTAAAATAAAATTATTAGCAACTGTTTTTCTGCGCCTGGTGCAAATGATCATTGCGCCATTGGTTTTTGCAACCTTGGTAACCGGTATTGCAAAACTGGGAGACATAAAAACGGTAGGCAGAATAGGGGGCAAAGCGTTACTATGGTTCATCTCTGCTTCTTTAATTAGTTTATTGCTGGGGTTGATCCTGGTAAATATTATAAAACCCGGTCAAGGTGTTAATTTGGCAAATGCTGATATAGCTGCTGCTAAAGCATTAATGGGAAAAACAAGTGAATTTTCGTTAGACAAATTTATTGAACATGTAGTGCCTAAAAGTATTGTTGAAGCAATGGCTAATAACGAGATATTACAGATAGTAATCTTTTCTGTATTCTTTGGGATTGCTTTAACTGCTGTTGGCAAAGCAGGAGAGCCTGTTTTAAAAGGATTGGATGCTGTAGGCAATATAACATTGAAAATGGTTGATTATGTGATGAAATTGGCTCCTGTAGGTGTTTTTGGCGCTATGGCAGGTGTTATCTCGATGAAGGGGTTGGGTATCTTAAAGACATATATTCTGTATATCGGTTCTTTTTATTTGGGATTAATTGCCTTGTGGCTGGTATTATTGCTGGCAGGATATTTAATATTACGGCAACGCTTACCCGAATTGCTAAAACGTTTGTACAGCCCTATGTTTGTGGCTTTTAATACTGCCAGCAGCGAAGCCGTATTCCCCAAATTGGTGGAAGAAATGGAAGGCTTTGGCTGTAATAATAAAATAGTTTCATTTGTATTGCCATTAGGTTATTCTTTTAATTTAGATGGAAGCATGATGTATATGACCTTTGCCAGCATGTTTATTGCACAAGCGTATAATGTTACATCCGTAACGGGAAGCATAGAAACTCAATTAGCAATGTTGTTGGTATTCATGCTTACAAGTAAAGGCGTTGCGGGAGTTCCAAGAGCATCGCTGGTAGTAGTATTGGCAACTTGTGGCATGTTTGGCATTCCACCGGAAGGTATTGGGTTGATATTAGCAATAGATGTTTTTTGTGATATGGGAAGAACGATGACAAATGTTTTGGGCAATGCTTTGGCAACTGTTGCAGTAAGCAAATGGGAAGGGGAGCTAAATGATTCAAGTGTCAATATTATTAGATAA